ATTAGTATTATTTTTTAATCCGCAAGTTTTTATTATGAAAGTTTAGAATTATGTGGTAAAATGTTGGTGTGCCGGAAGAAGGATAAGAGCATTATTGTTTTTTACAAACGAAGAGAAGCCAATAAGTATCTGAAAGAATTGAAGTTATCACCTATTTAGGTCGTATATATAAAGGATTTGGAGGAATAGGAAATGAAAGATAAAAGACCGGTTGTTTTAGTTGTGATGGACGGTATAGGAATAAGTAAAAGTGAGTATGGAAACGCGGTAAAGGCTGCATATATGCCTTTCTGGAATGGTAACAGAAGTGAAAAGTTTGACGAAGCGCTTGAAGTATTTGAGGAAGTACCCTCAGACAAAGTACCGTTTGAACAGCGTCCATGGATGAAAGCAGCAGAAATAACAGATAAACTGATTGATGCTGTACAATCTGGTAAATATACTTTTTTCAGAGCTAATTTTCCTAATGGAGATATGGTAGGACATACCGGTAATTTTGCTGCTGCAATAATTGCTGTTGATTTGTGCCTTAAAAGGATAATCCAGGCGGTTGATGAAGTGGGCGGAATACTGATTATCACTGCTGATCATGGAAATGTAGATGAGATGTATGAGAAATCTAAGGATAATGAAGTTCCTAATGCTAAAACTGCTCATACATTAAACCCTGTTCCGTTTATCATATATGATAAGTTAGAAAAGCATGAAATAAAGGAAGGCAGTTTCGGACTTGCTAACGTTGCTCCTACAGTAGTGACATTTTTTGGCATAAAAAAACCGGATATGTGGGAAGAGAGTATGTTGGTATATTAATCATGATTGATTATATCTATAGGCAGAAATTGTTGAATATAGGATATAGGGGGGTATTACAGCGTTTACCTTCCTTCAAATGGTTCATTGCTGACAATGTGCTTTAACTTGCGAATGTCAGGGGGTAAAAAATGGAGATAACAAAACCTAAAATGATCATGTTTGATTTTGGAGAAACCATACTGAAAAGTATCAGAACAGACTTTCTTAAAGGTACGCACCAAATTCTGGAGATTTCTGAAAATCCTAATGGTGTTACGTCTGAGGAGATACAGGAACTAGCGGATAGACTGAATCAGGAGCTCTACGGCTACCGGGACCAGTTACTCCTGGAGGTAAGCTGTCAAAGCTTTCAACGGTACATCTATGAATATTATGGTGTAAAGTTAACCCGCCCGGCTGATGAACTGGAACGTATTTTCTGGGATGAAGCTTTTACATGGACTCCAACTGAGGGAATACTGGATTTATTTAGGTATATGGATAAAACAGGTATACGTAAAGGCATTATCAGCAATATTTCTTTTACTGGTGATATCATCCGGTATGAGTTAAATAAGCATATGCCGGATATAAGTTTTGACTTTATTATAGCAAGTGTTGACTACTGCTTCAGGAAACCTTCTTCACGTATATTTGAACTGGCTTTGAAAAAAGCAGGCTTATCATGCCGTGAAGTATGGTATGCAGGGGATAGGTATGAGTATGATGTTAAAGGAGCAGCAGCTTGTCAGCTACATCCTGTATGGTACAATACCTGCGGCAGTGATAAAGAGTCCTCCTGTGATATTAGCTTTCTTTATATTACAAACTGGTCTGAGTTAATAGAGATAATAGAGAAATTATAGTGAAGATAGCCAAAAGTATTATTGTGTGGAATTCATGATAAGTATGCTATAATAGAAATGGGCACAGCCGAATAATGAAAGGCTTGTCGTCAATGATGATATTTATGTTCACTGGTATGACTGCATAAGCGATTATGTGTTATAAAAGGCATATTCATTCCGCTAACCGCTCTCAATTGAGAGCGGTTTCTCTTTGCAAAACAATAAGAGGTATAAAAGATACCTGTATACT
This is a stretch of genomic DNA from Bacillota bacterium. It encodes these proteins:
- a CDS encoding alkaline phosphatase family protein: MKDKRPVVLVVMDGIGISKSEYGNAVKAAYMPFWNGNRSEKFDEALEVFEEVPSDKVPFEQRPWMKAAEITDKLIDAVQSGKYTFFRANFPNGDMVGHTGNFAAAIIAVDLCLKRIIQAVDEVGGILIITADHGNVDEMYEKSKDNEVPNAKTAHTLNPVPFIIYDKLEKHEIKEGSFGLANVAPTVVTFFGIKKPDMWEESMLVY
- a CDS encoding HAD family hydrolase, whose amino-acid sequence is MEITKPKMIMFDFGETILKSIRTDFLKGTHQILEISENPNGVTSEEIQELADRLNQELYGYRDQLLLEVSCQSFQRYIYEYYGVKLTRPADELERIFWDEAFTWTPTEGILDLFRYMDKTGIRKGIISNISFTGDIIRYELNKHMPDISFDFIIASVDYCFRKPSSRIFELALKKAGLSCREVWYAGDRYEYDVKGAAACQLHPVWYNTCGSDKESSCDISFLYITNWSELIEIIEKL